A region of Neovison vison isolate M4711 chromosome 7, ASM_NN_V1, whole genome shotgun sequence DNA encodes the following proteins:
- the SMIM38 gene encoding small integral membrane protein 38, giving the protein MASWLGGSLGSDPLMVLLVLVLLARFLLWSCLGTYIDYKLARRQRRKPKED; this is encoded by the coding sequence ATGGCCTCGTGGCTCGGGGGAAGCCTGGGCTCTGACCCGCTGATGGTCCTGCTGGTCCTCGTCCTGCTGGCGCGCTTCCTTCTCTGGTCCTGCCTCGGCACCTACATCGACTATAAGCTGGCCCGGCGGCAGCGGCGCAAGCCCAAGGAGGACTAG